Proteins encoded in a region of the Pseudomonas sp. GOM7 genome:
- a CDS encoding PA2778 family cysteine peptidase, protein MHKSLIRLCCIASLALLAACARSPVLSPEGERLPERVELSDVPFFPQQAYQCGPAALSTMLNQRGVMTSPGLLKDKVYIPGREGSLQVEMVAAARSHEMLVYPLQPRLDAVLAEVAAGNPVLVLQNLGFDWYPQWHFAVVVGYDRRERELMLRSGTTRRLETSFNTFDRTWARGGRWAVVTLSPDRLPAQADMHTWMKAASDLEQTGQAAAARRAYRTASEAWPKESLPWFALSNSRYADGDRKGAEQALRESLKREPGFAAGWFNLSQVLGEQGCAREAQQAQACAQRLAPKDSRFAAPPKASGSEGQCQALPACP, encoded by the coding sequence ATGCATAAATCGCTGATTCGTCTCTGCTGCATCGCTTCTCTCGCTTTACTCGCTGCTTGTGCTCGCTCTCCGGTGCTGTCACCGGAGGGCGAGCGTTTGCCTGAACGGGTCGAGCTGAGCGACGTTCCCTTCTTTCCGCAGCAGGCCTACCAGTGCGGGCCGGCGGCCTTGTCCACCATGCTCAACCAGCGTGGTGTGATGACGTCGCCCGGCCTGCTCAAGGACAAGGTCTACATCCCAGGCCGCGAAGGCAGCCTGCAGGTGGAGATGGTGGCTGCCGCGCGCAGCCATGAAATGCTGGTCTACCCGCTGCAGCCGCGGCTGGATGCCGTGCTGGCCGAAGTGGCGGCCGGCAATCCGGTGCTGGTGCTGCAGAACCTGGGCTTCGACTGGTACCCACAGTGGCATTTCGCTGTGGTGGTGGGCTATGACCGCCGCGAGCGCGAGCTGATGCTGCGCTCTGGCACCACGCGCCGGCTGGAAACCAGTTTCAATACCTTCGACAGAACCTGGGCCCGAGGCGGGCGCTGGGCGGTGGTGACGCTGTCGCCCGATCGTTTGCCCGCACAGGCTGATATGCACACCTGGATGAAGGCGGCCAGCGATCTGGAGCAGACCGGTCAGGCCGCTGCCGCGCGCCGCGCCTACCGCACGGCGAGCGAGGCCTGGCCGAAGGAGTCGTTGCCTTGGTTCGCCCTGAGCAACAGCCGCTATGCCGACGGTGACCGCAAGGGCGCCGAGCAGGCCCTGCGCGAGAGCCTCAAGCGAGAGCCAGGTTTCGCGGCTGGCTGGTTCAACCTGTCGCAGGTGCTGGGCGAGCAGGGCTGCGCGCGCGAGGCGCAGCAGGCTCAGGCCTGTGCGCAACGTTTGGCACCGAAGGATTCGCGCTTCGCCGCACCACCGAAAGCCAGTGGTTCAGAAGGGCAGTGCCAGGCCTTGCCGGCTTGCCCCTGA
- a CDS encoding PA2779 family protein, which produces MTISMTPFMRRLAAFTALLQLLLVVQIPAANAAMIGTPEVIAEQQHQVDQQQLLAMLDDQQVKDKLLAMGVDREQVEARIASLTPAELAQFNQQLDQAPAGAGVVGIIVLFLVIFIITDMLCATDIFSFVKCINR; this is translated from the coding sequence ATGACAATATCCATGACCCCCTTCATGCGTCGTCTGGCCGCCTTCACCGCATTGCTGCAGTTGCTGCTGGTGGTACAGATTCCCGCGGCCAATGCGGCCATGATCGGCACGCCCGAGGTCATCGCCGAGCAGCAGCACCAGGTCGACCAGCAGCAACTGCTGGCCATGCTCGACGATCAGCAGGTCAAGGACAAACTGCTGGCCATGGGCGTGGATCGCGAGCAGGTGGAGGCGCGCATCGCCAGCCTGACGCCGGCCGAGCTGGCACAGTTCAACCAGCAACTGGATCAGGCGCCTGCCGGTGCTGGTGTGGTGGGTATCATCGTGTTGTTTCTGGTGATCTTCATCATCACTGATATGCTGTGCGCCACCGACATCTTCAGTTTCGTCAAATGCATAAATCGCTGA
- a CDS encoding hybrid sensor histidine kinase/response regulator, translating into MARRSDEALAGLLGLGSQSARKSHYPELLARLEELETERNRYKWLFEHAVHGIIQASLQDGVLAANPAMARMLGYDDPQQVLWSPGDLARHLFVGGFDELALIRERLNQGQALLGYETRLRRRDGSTIDVLMNLLLKPDGDGVFEGFVADITERKQAQQRLQQLNDELERRVAARTFELLESNRNLQQQIAERERIERALREARDAAEAANRSKDKYLAAASHDLLQPLNAARLLISTLRERELPNAEHNLVERSHLALEGAEDLLTDLLDISKLDQAAIKPDVDVYRLEELLAPLASEFEGVAVASGLRLRVRIADCAVRTDFRLLTRILRNFLSNACRYTERGGVLLGARRRGAFLDIQVWDSGRGIATDQLDKIFLEFNQLEVGRAAERKGVGLGLAIVERIARMLGYPVQVRSQPGRGSVFSIRVPLAHERPQRQVQPAAQALLGNPLPGRRLLVIDNEVDILHSMAALLGQWGCEVITAVDLSEAMQRLQGRAPEVIVADFHLDHGVLGSQVIEQLRERFAQPIPALVISADRSDACRRELQVLGVPLLNKPVKPGKLRAVLSQLLQGA; encoded by the coding sequence ATGGCGAGGCGCTCTGACGAGGCCCTGGCCGGGCTGCTGGGCCTGGGCAGCCAGTCGGCGCGCAAGAGTCATTACCCGGAGCTGCTGGCGCGTCTGGAAGAGCTGGAAACCGAGCGCAACCGCTACAAATGGCTGTTCGAGCATGCCGTGCACGGCATCATCCAGGCCAGCCTGCAGGACGGTGTGCTGGCGGCCAACCCGGCGATGGCGCGCATGCTCGGCTATGACGACCCGCAGCAGGTGCTGTGGTCGCCGGGCGACCTGGCCCGGCACCTGTTCGTCGGTGGCTTCGACGAACTGGCGCTGATCCGTGAGCGGCTGAACCAGGGGCAAGCACTGCTGGGTTACGAGACGCGCCTGCGGCGGCGCGATGGCAGCACCATCGACGTGCTGATGAACCTGCTGCTCAAACCGGATGGTGATGGCGTGTTCGAGGGCTTCGTCGCCGATATCACCGAGCGCAAGCAGGCCCAGCAGCGCCTGCAGCAACTCAATGACGAGCTGGAGCGACGGGTGGCGGCGCGCACCTTCGAGCTGCTCGAATCCAACCGCAACCTGCAGCAGCAGATTGCCGAACGCGAGCGCATCGAGCGGGCCCTGCGCGAGGCGCGCGATGCCGCCGAGGCGGCCAATCGCAGTAAGGACAAGTACCTGGCAGCCGCCAGCCACGACCTGCTGCAGCCGCTCAATGCCGCGCGCCTGCTGATCTCCACCCTGCGCGAGCGCGAGCTGCCGAACGCCGAGCACAATCTGGTGGAGCGCAGCCACCTGGCGCTGGAGGGGGCGGAAGACCTGCTCACCGATCTGCTGGACATCTCCAAGCTGGATCAGGCCGCGATCAAACCGGACGTGGACGTCTATCGCCTGGAAGAACTGCTGGCGCCGTTGGCCTCGGAGTTCGAGGGGGTGGCAGTGGCCAGCGGTCTGCGCCTACGCGTGCGCATCGCCGACTGTGCGGTGCGTACCGACTTCCGCCTGCTGACGCGCATCCTGCGCAATTTTCTCAGCAATGCCTGCCGTTACACCGAGCGCGGCGGCGTACTGCTCGGCGCGCGGCGGCGCGGCGCCTTTCTCGACATACAGGTGTGGGACAGCGGCCGGGGCATCGCCACCGATCAACTGGACAAGATCTTCCTCGAGTTCAACCAGCTCGAGGTCGGCCGCGCTGCTGAGCGCAAGGGGGTTGGTCTGGGCTTGGCCATCGTCGAGCGCATCGCGCGCATGCTCGGCTACCCGGTACAGGTGCGTTCGCAGCCGGGGCGTGGTTCGGTATTCAGCATTCGCGTGCCGCTGGCCCATGAGCGGCCGCAGCGCCAGGTGCAGCCAGCGGCGCAGGCGCTGCTCGGCAATCCCTTGCCAGGCCGGCGCCTGCTGGTGATCGACAATGAAGTGGATATCCTGCATAGCATGGCGGCCTTGCTCGGGCAGTGGGGCTGCGAGGTGATCACCGCTGTCGATCTTTCCGAGGCCATGCAACGGCTGCAGGGCAGGGCGCCGGAGGTGATCGTCGCCGACTTCCACCTCGATCATGGTGTGCTTGGTTCGCAGGTGATCGAGCAGTTGCGCGAGCGTTTCGCTCAGCCGATTCCGGCACTGGTCATCAGTGCCGACCGTAGCGATGCCTGTCGGCGTGAGCTGCAGGTTCTGGGCGTGCCCTTGCTGAACAAGCCGGTCAAGCCCGGCAAGCTGCGCGCGGTGCTCAGCCAGTTGCTCCAGGGGGCTTGA
- the ercA gene encoding alcohol dehydrogenase-like regulatory protein ErcA: MSHDLRQLRKFVSPEIIFGAGSRHNVGNYARTFGARKVLIVSDPGVVAAGWAGDVEASLQALGIAYCLYTKVSPNPRVEEVMEGAELYRSEGCNVIVAVGGGSPMDCAKGIGIVVAHGRSILEFEGVDTIRVPSPPLILIPTTAGTSADVSQFVIISNQQERMKFSIVSKAVVPDVSLIDPETTLSMDPFLSACTGIDAMVHAIEAFVSTGHGPLTDPHALEAMRLINGNLVQMIANPQDIALREKIMLGSMQAGLAFSNAILGAVHAMSHSLGGFLDLPHGLCNAVLIEHVVAFNYSAAPERFKVIAETLGIDCRGLAHAQIRQRLVEHLIAFKHAVGFRETLGLHGVGSSDIPFLSSHAMDDPCILTNPRESTQRDVEVVYGEAL, translated from the coding sequence ATGAGCCACGATTTGAGGCAACTGCGTAAGTTCGTTTCCCCCGAGATCATTTTCGGCGCTGGCTCCCGACACAATGTCGGTAACTACGCCCGAACCTTCGGTGCCCGCAAGGTGCTGATCGTCTCCGACCCCGGCGTGGTCGCCGCCGGCTGGGCCGGGGATGTCGAGGCCAGCCTGCAGGCCCTGGGCATCGCCTACTGCCTGTACACCAAGGTGTCGCCCAACCCGCGTGTGGAAGAGGTGATGGAGGGCGCCGAGCTGTATCGCAGCGAGGGCTGCAACGTCATAGTCGCGGTCGGCGGCGGCAGCCCCATGGACTGCGCCAAGGGTATCGGCATCGTCGTCGCCCATGGCCGCAGCATTCTCGAATTCGAGGGGGTGGACACCATCCGTGTGCCCAGCCCGCCGTTGATTCTGATTCCCACCACTGCCGGCACCTCGGCGGATGTGTCGCAGTTCGTGATCATCTCCAACCAGCAGGAGCGGATGAAGTTCTCCATCGTCAGCAAGGCGGTGGTGCCGGACGTGTCGCTGATCGACCCGGAAACCACCCTGAGCATGGATCCCTTCCTCAGCGCCTGCACCGGCATCGACGCCATGGTGCATGCCATCGAGGCCTTCGTCTCCACCGGCCACGGCCCGCTCACCGACCCCCACGCGCTGGAGGCCATGCGCCTGATCAACGGCAACCTGGTGCAGATGATCGCCAACCCGCAGGATATCGCCCTGCGCGAGAAGATCATGCTCGGCAGCATGCAGGCCGGCCTGGCTTTCTCCAACGCCATTCTCGGCGCGGTGCATGCCATGAGCCACAGCCTGGGCGGTTTCCTCGACCTGCCGCACGGCCTGTGCAATGCGGTGTTGATCGAGCATGTGGTGGCCTTCAACTACAGCGCAGCGCCGGAGCGTTTCAAGGTCATCGCCGAAACCCTCGGCATCGACTGCCGAGGCCTTGCTCACGCGCAGATCCGCCAGCGCCTGGTCGAACACCTGATCGCCTTCAAGCATGCCGTGGGTTTCCGTGAAACCCTGGGCCTGCATGGCGTCGGCAGTTCGGATATTCCCTTCCTTTCCAGCCATGCCATGGACGACCCATGCATCCTCACCAACCCGCGCGAGTCGACCCAGCGCGATGTCGAGGTGGTCTATGGCGAGGCGCTCTGA
- a CDS encoding S9 family peptidase, whose protein sequence is MQGVGCAVRTDPDSIWSAEQAAAASADFAELHVAHGGVLWVAFDPGLARCGLFFCCDGVVHELTPPGFSVRSRVYEYGGGACCATELGVAFVNERDQQVYRIDFAVDGGAHSAPYAITDAAHCRYGDLSFVPAWQALLAVEESHEGDAVVHRLVRIGLNGKREVLAEGADFYAAPVADAQGQRLAWIEWDRPNQPWVATRLCLRESGEPARILAGAAGDRSLQQPRFDAQGQLWVLSDQAGWWQPWCVDSEAQPLGAPGDHAPAPWQLGGCTYLPLANDELLLTRFEQGVGVLVGCAVRTSDLDGKTIGAHSAPYERRLAEEFTRFRSLAADSEYFYCIAAAPDRLPAVLAIGRSDGALHIRAGGEQPLPSAQLSRPEPLSCEVGQGEHCHGFFYAPVSSGGCPPLVIFLHGGPTSACYPVFDPRIAFWTLRGYAVLDLNYRGSSGYGRAYRLRLAGQWGELEVEDIGAAIKALAASGRIDAQRVFVRGGSAGGFSALRALVELPFLRGGASLYGVSDPLALREATHKFEADYLDWLIGDPERDAERYRRRTPLLQAGRIQVPVIFFQGGLDAVVVPSQTESMVEALRERGLAVEYLLFPGERHGFRQAAHLAEALRAEHDFYQRLT, encoded by the coding sequence ATGCAAGGCGTAGGGTGCGCCGTGCGCACCGATCCCGACAGCATCTGGAGTGCCGAGCAGGCCGCAGCCGCCAGCGCCGATTTCGCCGAGTTGCACGTTGCCCATGGCGGTGTGCTGTGGGTGGCGTTCGATCCCGGGCTGGCGCGTTGCGGGCTGTTCTTCTGCTGCGATGGCGTCGTACATGAGCTGACGCCGCCAGGGTTTTCCGTGCGCAGCCGGGTCTACGAATACGGTGGCGGTGCCTGCTGCGCCACGGAGCTGGGCGTAGCGTTCGTCAATGAGCGTGATCAGCAGGTCTATCGCATCGATTTCGCGGTGGACGGCGGTGCGCACAGCGCACCCTACGCCATCACCGATGCGGCTCACTGCCGTTATGGCGACCTGTCCTTCGTGCCTGCCTGGCAAGCGCTGCTGGCGGTGGAGGAAAGCCATGAAGGCGACGCGGTGGTGCATCGCCTGGTGCGTATCGGTCTGAACGGCAAGCGCGAGGTACTGGCCGAGGGCGCCGATTTCTATGCCGCGCCGGTGGCCGATGCCCAAGGTCAGCGCCTGGCCTGGATCGAATGGGACAGGCCGAACCAGCCCTGGGTCGCCACGCGCCTGTGCCTGCGTGAGTCCGGCGAGCCTGCCCGCATACTGGCTGGTGCGGCGGGGGATCGCTCCTTGCAGCAGCCACGCTTCGACGCCCAGGGACAGTTATGGGTGCTGAGCGACCAGGCCGGCTGGTGGCAGCCCTGGTGTGTCGACAGCGAGGCACAACCCCTGGGTGCGCCTGGCGATCATGCCCCGGCGCCCTGGCAACTGGGTGGCTGCACCTATCTGCCGCTGGCGAACGACGAGCTGCTGCTGACACGGTTCGAGCAGGGTGTCGGCGTGCTGGTAGGGTGCGCCGTGCGCACCAGCGATCTCGACGGCAAAACAATCGGTGCGCACAGCGCACCCTACGAACGGAGGCTGGCTGAAGAATTCACCCGCTTCCGCTCCCTGGCTGCCGATAGCGAATATTTCTACTGCATCGCTGCTGCGCCGGATCGCCTGCCGGCCGTGCTCGCTATTGGTCGCAGCGATGGCGCACTGCATATACGCGCCGGTGGCGAACAGCCCTTGCCCAGCGCACAGCTTTCCCGGCCGGAGCCCTTGAGCTGTGAAGTGGGGCAGGGCGAGCACTGCCATGGATTTTTCTACGCCCCGGTTTCTTCCGGTGGATGTCCGCCGCTGGTGATCTTTCTGCATGGCGGGCCCACTTCGGCCTGCTATCCGGTGTTCGACCCGCGCATCGCCTTCTGGACGCTGCGCGGCTACGCCGTGCTCGATCTCAACTACCGGGGCAGCAGCGGTTATGGCCGCGCCTATCGCCTGCGCCTGGCCGGGCAGTGGGGCGAGCTGGAGGTGGAGGACATCGGCGCCGCCATCAAGGCGCTGGCTGCCAGCGGCCGTATCGACGCGCAGCGGGTGTTCGTGCGCGGCGGCAGTGCCGGTGGTTTCAGCGCGCTGCGGGCATTGGTGGAACTGCCATTTCTGCGCGGTGGCGCCAGCCTCTACGGCGTCAGTGATCCTCTGGCGCTGCGCGAGGCGACTCACAAGTTCGAGGCCGACTATCTGGACTGGCTGATCGGCGACCCCGAGCGGGATGCCGAGCGCTACCGGCGCCGCACGCCTCTTTTGCAGGCCGGGCGCATCCAGGTGCCGGTGATCTTCTTCCAGGGTGGGTTGGACGCCGTGGTGGTGCCGAGCCAGACCGAGTCGATGGTCGAAGCCCTGCGCGAGCGCGGCCTGGCAGTCGAATACCTCCTCTTCCCCGGCGAGCGCCATGGCTTTCGCCAGGCCGCCCATCTGGCCGAAGCCCTGCGTGCCGAGCATGACTTCTACCAGCGCCTGACCTAG